The Shewanella sp. MTB7 genome includes a window with the following:
- a CDS encoding anhydro-N-acetylmuramic acid kinase, whose protein sequence is MKKRYFIGLMSGTSMDGVDAVLVDFSQEQATLIERHSQDIPKHTLNGLQRLCLPGSDEITRLGQLDRSIGQLFASAVNALLEKANISKEEIIAIGSHGQTVRHMPNLDMGFTLQIGDPNTIAVETGIDVIADFRRKDIALGGQGAPLVPAFHQQMFSKPGTNRIIVNIGGIANLTYLPGDGQPVLGFDTGPGNTLIDAWIQQVKNEHYDKDGAWAASGVTDDKLLTQLLSHSYFSMVFPKSTGRELFNHAWLAQQTAAFAHLSEADIQSTLLDVTCHSIAKEVLTLSDDGELFVCGGGAFNIEMMSRLKTLLPSYQLSSTAVLGMNPQWVEGIAFAWLAMRHHRGLSGNLPAVTGASREAVLGSFFPAI, encoded by the coding sequence ATGAAAAAACGTTATTTTATCGGCTTAATGTCCGGCACTAGCATGGATGGCGTCGACGCGGTACTGGTCGACTTCAGCCAAGAACAAGCCACACTGATAGAAAGACACAGTCAGGACATACCAAAACATACCTTAAATGGGCTGCAACGCCTTTGTCTACCAGGAAGCGATGAGATCACGCGTTTAGGGCAACTCGATCGTAGTATTGGGCAACTGTTTGCCTCTGCCGTAAATGCATTGCTAGAAAAAGCCAACATTAGTAAAGAGGAAATCATTGCCATTGGCAGTCATGGGCAAACCGTCAGACATATGCCGAATCTGGATATGGGTTTCACTCTGCAGATTGGTGATCCTAATACCATCGCCGTCGAAACAGGCATTGATGTTATCGCTGACTTTAGGCGCAAAGACATTGCACTCGGTGGACAAGGTGCTCCTCTAGTCCCAGCATTTCATCAGCAGATGTTTTCCAAACCTGGGACCAACCGCATCATTGTTAATATTGGCGGTATCGCCAATCTGACCTATCTTCCTGGTGATGGGCAACCGGTATTGGGATTTGACACGGGTCCGGGAAATACACTTATCGATGCTTGGATCCAGCAAGTAAAGAATGAACATTACGACAAAGATGGCGCTTGGGCTGCCAGTGGCGTTACCGATGATAAGCTACTTACCCAGCTGCTTTCTCACTCTTACTTCTCCATGGTTTTTCCTAAAAGCACCGGTCGAGAATTATTTAATCATGCTTGGTTAGCGCAGCAAACTGCGGCATTTGCCCACCTTAGTGAAGCTGATATTCAATCCACCTTACTCGATGTAACTTGTCACAGCATAGCCAAGGAGGTGCTAACGCTCTCCGATGATGGTGAGCTATTTGTGTGTGGTGGTGGGGCATTTAATATTGAAATGATGTCACGGCTTAAGACCTTGCTACCAAGTTATCAACTCAGTTCAACGGCAGTGCTCGGCATGAATCCCCAATGGGTTGAGGGGATTGCTTTTGCTTGGCTTGCTATGAGGCATCATAGGGGGCTCTCGGGCAACTTACCGGCCGTTACAGGCGCGTCCCGAGAAGCGGTACTAGGCTCTTTCTTCCCAGCAATCTAA
- a CDS encoding peptidoglycan DD-metalloendopeptidase family protein, whose translation MGKVITLLQLLPKKHQILLAVLVCATLIILVLPADDVQASKNTNNALSGRIELRQTNDASANKINNQEQLKVPLAFRTPTPPRSNNLNPKDLNEATVAMSESSMAALKAEQDERDHTETFKVKSGDTLAALFNRADLSARDVYEITLLPKAKKHLLKIMPGQEIMIAKNTKGEFTKLKFHLDPVSTLVISKDNHGYEENIVNKQIETRSKFTSATINSNFWNAGVSAGLTPNQIMQLATIFGWDIDFALDLRKDDNFSIIFEEEFADGEFLRNGHILAAEFFNQGDRYTAVRYTDGNYYSAEGRSMRKAFLRSPVDFKYVSSSFNPKRLHPVTGQVRAHRGVDYVAAVGTPIKSAGKGRVIKSAYNQYNGNYVFIKHNDTYTTKYLHLKKRKVKQGESVKQGQIIGTLGATGRVTGAHLHYEFIVNGSHRNPRTVKLPQSLPIASTEKSTFLALSEQIMTKLQQNKQVQLASQ comes from the coding sequence ATGGGAAAGGTTATAACGTTATTACAATTGCTGCCTAAAAAGCACCAAATACTGCTCGCTGTATTAGTTTGTGCGACCTTAATCATCTTAGTGTTACCTGCCGATGATGTCCAAGCCTCTAAAAACACCAATAATGCACTTTCAGGCCGTATTGAGCTTCGCCAAACAAACGACGCATCAGCTAACAAGATAAACAACCAAGAGCAGCTAAAAGTACCACTCGCTTTTCGCACACCAACACCACCCCGTTCAAACAATTTAAACCCAAAAGATCTCAACGAAGCAACAGTCGCCATGTCCGAAAGCTCAATGGCAGCACTTAAAGCCGAACAAGATGAGAGAGATCATACAGAAACATTCAAAGTAAAAAGTGGCGATACCTTAGCTGCCCTGTTTAACCGTGCAGATCTAAGTGCTCGTGATGTTTATGAGATCACCTTATTGCCTAAAGCTAAGAAACATCTACTTAAAATCATGCCCGGTCAGGAGATCATGATAGCGAAGAATACTAAAGGCGAATTTACTAAGCTTAAGTTCCATTTAGACCCGGTTTCAACCTTGGTCATCAGCAAAGATAATCATGGCTACGAAGAAAATATTGTTAATAAGCAGATAGAAACTCGTTCAAAATTCACTAGTGCGACGATCAATAGTAACTTCTGGAATGCAGGAGTCAGTGCAGGCTTAACCCCAAATCAAATCATGCAGCTCGCCACTATTTTCGGCTGGGATATCGACTTTGCCTTAGATCTCAGAAAAGATGATAATTTCTCCATCATCTTCGAAGAGGAGTTTGCCGACGGTGAGTTCCTGCGTAACGGTCACATTCTCGCCGCTGAATTTTTCAACCAAGGTGACCGCTACACTGCAGTGCGTTATACCGATGGTAACTACTATTCCGCAGAGGGTCGCAGCATGCGTAAAGCCTTCTTACGTTCACCTGTCGATTTTAAATATGTCAGCTCAAGCTTTAACCCTAAGCGCTTGCATCCAGTAACAGGCCAAGTGCGCGCTCATCGTGGCGTTGACTATGTTGCAGCTGTGGGGACACCAATAAAATCTGCTGGTAAAGGCCGTGTCATCAAATCAGCCTATAACCAGTACAATGGCAACTATGTATTTATTAAACACAATGACACATACACCACTAAATACTTGCACCTTAAGAAACGAAAAGTCAAACAGGGGGAAAGTGTTAAACAGGGACAGATCATCGGCACGTTAGGCGCAACTGGTCGAGTAACAGGGGCTCATCTTCACTATGAATTTATCGTTAATGGTAGCCATAGAAACCCACGAACCGTAAAGTTGCCACAATCTTTGCCTATTGCCAGTACAGAAAAGTCGACATTCTTAGCCCTTAGCGAGCAGATAATGACTAAGCTTCAACAAAATAAGCAAGTGCAACTTGCCTCCCAGTAA
- the tyrS gene encoding tyrosine--tRNA ligase — translation MADLDQALAEIKRGTDEILLEADLLEKLKEGRPLRIKLGADPTAPDIHLGHTVILNKMRTFQELGHEVIFLIGDFTGMVGDPSGKNNTRPPLTREQVLANAETYKQQVYKILDPAKTRIVFNSTWLEPLGAAGMIRLASQQTVARMMERDDFKKRYGSGQSIAIHEFMYPLLQGYDSVALEADVELGGTDQKFNLLMGRELQKSAGQKPQTVIMMPLLEGLDGVKKMSKSAHNYIGVSEPAGEMFGKIMSISDDLMWRYLELLSFRPLSEIEQFKLDVEQGTNPRDIKIALAKEIIARFHDEDAAQAAHQEFINRFQKGALPDDIEEIEIVAGEGIAIANLLKEAGLVSSTSDGMRMIKQGAAKIDGAKIEDTRLQLSAGMTGVFQVGKRKFAKITLV, via the coding sequence ATGGCGGATTTAGACCAAGCATTAGCAGAAATTAAACGTGGTACCGATGAGATTTTACTCGAAGCGGATCTGCTGGAAAAGTTGAAAGAGGGGCGTCCTTTACGTATTAAGCTTGGAGCTGATCCTACCGCTCCTGATATTCATTTAGGTCATACGGTTATCTTGAACAAGATGCGTACCTTTCAGGAGCTCGGTCATGAAGTTATCTTCCTTATCGGTGACTTCACTGGCATGGTTGGCGATCCAAGCGGTAAGAACAACACTCGTCCTCCGTTAACCCGTGAACAAGTGCTGGCAAATGCTGAAACGTATAAACAGCAAGTTTATAAGATTCTAGATCCAGCAAAGACACGCATTGTATTTAATTCCACCTGGCTAGAGCCATTAGGCGCTGCAGGCATGATCCGTCTAGCATCACAGCAGACCGTTGCGCGTATGATGGAGCGTGATGACTTTAAGAAACGTTATGGTTCTGGTCAGTCAATTGCTATCCATGAGTTTATGTACCCACTGCTGCAAGGTTACGACTCTGTTGCGCTAGAAGCCGATGTTGAGCTGGGTGGAACGGATCAGAAATTTAACTTGTTGATGGGACGTGAATTGCAAAAGTCTGCTGGCCAGAAGCCGCAAACCGTGATCATGATGCCTTTGTTAGAGGGACTCGATGGCGTCAAGAAGATGTCTAAGTCGGCGCATAACTATATCGGTGTGAGTGAGCCAGCTGGTGAGATGTTCGGCAAAATCATGTCAATTTCTGATGATCTGATGTGGCGTTACCTTGAGCTTCTCTCTTTCCGCCCATTAAGCGAAATTGAGCAGTTTAAACTTGATGTTGAGCAGGGCACTAACCCACGTGATATCAAGATAGCCCTAGCAAAAGAGATTATTGCGCGTTTTCATGATGAAGATGCAGCACAAGCGGCTCATCAAGAGTTTATCAACCGTTTTCAGAAGGGCGCGCTTCCGGATGATATCGAAGAGATTGAAATCGTTGCCGGTGAAGGTATTGCCATTGCTAATTTATTAAAAGAAGCTGGTTTGGTGAGTTCTACTTCAGACGGCATGCGTATGATTAAGCAAGGTGCGGCTAAAATTGATGGTGCTAAGATTGAAGATACACGTCTTCAGCTAAGTGCTGGCATGACGGGTGTATTCCAAGTTGGTAAGCGCAAGTTCGCTAAAATTACTTTAGTTTAA
- a CDS encoding nuclear transport factor 2 family protein has product MRYLCLILTFMTLPSMAANGEMPLEQQLAVKYIKALTDHDYQTLVAFYNRESVFNDRTAGKKYTGKRHILSFLKRAHQGVLEYGFNIEHMFNSGSLVVMIGSYHYKGPGEQFGKPGKIIDLAIPGVTTVKLDMDTHRVKEHEDLMDYQTMADQLAIQ; this is encoded by the coding sequence TTGCGCTATCTCTGTCTCATACTGACATTTATGACTCTTCCTTCCATGGCCGCTAATGGAGAGATGCCTCTAGAACAACAGTTAGCGGTCAAGTATATTAAAGCCCTCACCGATCATGACTATCAGACTTTAGTCGCTTTTTATAACCGTGAAAGTGTCTTTAACGATAGAACCGCAGGGAAGAAATACACGGGGAAACGTCATATTCTCAGTTTCCTAAAACGGGCCCATCAAGGAGTGTTGGAGTATGGTTTCAATATCGAACATATGTTTAATTCAGGCTCCTTAGTGGTCATGATTGGCAGTTATCACTACAAGGGCCCAGGTGAGCAATTTGGTAAGCCAGGGAAAATAATCGACTTAGCCATACCCGGTGTAACAACCGTAAAACTAGATATGGATACGCATAGAGTAAAAGAGCATGAAGATCTCATGGATTATCAAACCATGGCTGATCAGTTAGCGATTCAGTAA
- a CDS encoding trimeric intracellular cation channel family protein, whose product MTSWFYFFDLCGTAVFALSGALAAGRHRMDPFGVIVLASVTAVGGGSIRDALLGATPVFWIRDPNYIMVILLTVLLTMLVIRKPKRVPQHTLPVADALGLALFTVIGAEKALSLELGGMIAVVMGLITGVGGGIIRDLLCRQIPMILRTEIYATASILGGISYTLSLHFGMQDKHALVLAMLIALGIRLAAIKWHLSLPAFDLKNNLQKMK is encoded by the coding sequence ATGACCTCTTGGTTCTACTTTTTTGACCTATGTGGTACTGCCGTTTTTGCACTCTCTGGTGCACTTGCCGCCGGTCGTCACCGAATGGACCCTTTTGGTGTAATAGTGCTTGCTTCAGTTACTGCCGTCGGTGGCGGTAGCATTCGCGATGCTTTGTTAGGAGCGACTCCCGTGTTTTGGATCCGCGATCCAAACTACATCATGGTGATCCTTCTCACCGTGTTATTGACCATGCTTGTGATTCGTAAACCTAAACGCGTCCCTCAACATACCTTACCCGTCGCCGATGCCTTAGGTTTAGCTCTATTTACGGTTATTGGCGCCGAAAAAGCCCTGAGCCTTGAGTTAGGAGGTATGATTGCCGTGGTCATGGGTTTAATAACCGGTGTGGGAGGAGGCATAATTCGAGACCTCTTGTGTCGTCAGATTCCTATGATTCTGCGAACAGAGATTTATGCTACGGCTTCTATTTTAGGCGGGATCAGTTACACTCTTAGCCTGCACTTTGGTATGCAAGATAAACACGCACTTGTGTTAGCCATGCTTATCGCATTAGGTATACGACTTGCTGCAATTAAATGGCACTTGTCGCTTCCGGCATTCGATCTGAAAAACAACCTACAGAAAATGAAATAA
- a CDS encoding DUF2721 domain-containing protein: MHVSLTTPALLFPAISLLLLAYTNRFFALAALIRNLSSTGKPIQTEQLKNLRQRISIIRRMQESGVMSFALCVLCMLFIYIGLNEVGSFIFGCSLLLLLYSLLLSVIEIRISVVALNYHLEELDQ; encoded by the coding sequence ATCCATGTGTCGTTAACCACTCCCGCGCTGTTATTTCCGGCGATCTCTTTACTATTACTTGCCTATACCAACCGTTTTTTCGCATTAGCCGCCTTGATCAGAAACCTAAGCAGTACAGGAAAACCCATTCAGACTGAACAACTTAAAAACCTTCGGCAAAGGATAAGTATAATACGGCGCATGCAGGAGTCAGGTGTCATGAGTTTTGCCCTATGTGTACTGTGTATGCTCTTCATCTATATTGGTCTCAATGAGGTAGGCTCTTTTATCTTTGGTTGTAGCCTGCTGTTACTACTTTACTCACTGCTACTTTCCGTTATCGAGATCCGTATCTCTGTGGTCGCGCTAAACTATCATCTTGAAGAGTTGGATCAATGA
- a CDS encoding cobalamin biosynthesis protein CobD/CbiB, producing MVPEFAQLLLNDSPLYQGTMILFISLLLSKIAPLPRAVQPLVAFGFLAKEMAVKVNRNNRSHSQQIIAGALSALLLVFPFWAIITFMLQLAAFPWFFEFIILYICLNDENFNIVAEEVNRAMNHKDKARARMILTPWLTRDTQDLSDVGLSKATIEKLVTAPVYGTVASVLFFAIGGAPLVLAARMLKQLELCWLPINPKYRYFSRPVYLVNTLLFALPSLLWNLSLAIQGGPKSLASLFKPIGVNGRIYHEIQTCAIAASVLNIELGGPMKFNGIRVNTTKLNYGPLPKQNAIRDAIKIARMSQSIWIGFVILIPTIWAGLRYLQVG from the coding sequence ATGGTTCCGGAGTTTGCACAACTGCTACTCAATGATTCCCCTCTTTATCAGGGAACCATGATCCTTTTTATTAGTCTTCTTCTCTCTAAAATCGCACCACTGCCCCGAGCTGTCCAACCTTTAGTCGCTTTCGGTTTTCTCGCGAAGGAGATGGCAGTAAAAGTTAATCGTAACAATAGAAGTCATTCCCAACAGATCATCGCAGGCGCCCTATCTGCCCTGCTGCTGGTCTTTCCCTTTTGGGCGATTATCACATTCATGTTGCAATTGGCGGCCTTCCCTTGGTTTTTTGAGTTCATCATCCTCTATATTTGTCTTAATGATGAAAATTTTAATATCGTCGCCGAGGAAGTTAACCGCGCCATGAACCATAAAGATAAAGCCAGAGCACGCATGATATTGACCCCTTGGCTTACCCGAGATACTCAAGATCTCAGTGATGTGGGATTAAGTAAAGCAACCATCGAAAAGCTCGTCACCGCGCCAGTTTATGGCACAGTTGCCAGTGTGCTTTTTTTTGCCATCGGCGGTGCACCTTTAGTTCTCGCTGCCCGTATGTTAAAACAACTTGAGCTTTGTTGGTTACCAATCAACCCAAAGTATCGCTACTTCTCTCGCCCTGTCTATCTGGTCAATACCTTACTATTTGCCCTACCCAGTTTGCTCTGGAATCTGAGTTTAGCCATTCAAGGCGGGCCAAAAAGTTTAGCTTCTCTGTTTAAACCTATCGGCGTAAATGGTCGTATTTACCACGAAATTCAAACCTGTGCTATTGCGGCCAGCGTGCTAAATATCGAACTCGGTGGCCCAATGAAGTTTAATGGCATTAGAGTCAATACCACTAAACTGAACTACGGCCCGCTACCTAAGCAAAACGCAATACGCGACGCCATTAAAATAGCTAGGATGAGTCAATCTATTTGGATCGGGTTTGTGATTTTAATCCCAACAATCTGGGCCGGTTTGCGTTATTTACAAGTCGGTTGA
- a CDS encoding 5'-methylthioadenosine/adenosylhomocysteine nucleosidase: MKVGIIGAMEPEVAHLIASMDNAESQTIAGIEFVAGTLDGKDVIVTRSGIGKVAASIATTLLIEKYAPDAVINTGSAGGFVDSLAIGDIVISSEVRHHDVDVTAFGYEIGQMAQQPAAFMPDEKLKAAANKAIASLGEVKAIEGLICTGDSFICDPVRTKTMLEHFPTMAACEMEGAAIAQVCHQFGVPFVVIRSLSDNANNDSPVDFDSYIVKAGHHSALMVMALLNHL, translated from the coding sequence ATGAAAGTAGGTATCATAGGTGCAATGGAGCCAGAAGTGGCTCACTTAATCGCTTCGATGGACAATGCAGAATCGCAAACCATTGCTGGTATTGAATTTGTTGCAGGCACATTAGACGGTAAAGATGTTATCGTTACTCGCTCAGGCATTGGTAAAGTTGCCGCCAGTATCGCCACGACCTTGCTTATTGAAAAATACGCACCCGATGCTGTGATCAACACGGGCTCGGCTGGGGGCTTTGTCGATTCACTGGCTATCGGCGATATCGTAATCTCCTCAGAAGTGCGTCACCACGATGTGGATGTGACTGCATTTGGTTATGAAATAGGTCAAATGGCTCAGCAACCCGCTGCATTTATGCCTGATGAAAAACTGAAAGCGGCAGCCAATAAAGCCATAGCAAGTCTTGGCGAAGTCAAAGCCATTGAAGGACTAATCTGTACCGGTGATAGCTTTATCTGCGATCCAGTTCGCACTAAGACCATGTTGGAACACTTCCCAACAATGGCAGCGTGTGAAATGGAAGGCGCTGCCATCGCGCAGGTGTGTCATCAGTTTGGAGTACCATTTGTGGTTATTCGTTCACTGTCAGACAATGCTAACAACGATTCACCAGTGGACTTCGACTCATACATAGTCAAAGCAGGCCATCACTCAGCACTTATGGTTATGGCACTGCTTAACCATCTATAA
- a CDS encoding FAD:protein FMN transferase, translating into MNYQLTVTQWGYKGIFRAMASPCELLIASDDPKTANAIMILAVAEAARIEQKYSRFITNNLVWDINHAQGDLIIIDSETAHLLTFAAQCYQLSDGLFDISAGPLMTLWRFDGSGDIPSKDEIDEARARVDFSRVGFTDTELTLPKGMSLDFGGIAKEYAVDSVAHQLATQWPQISILVNFGGDIGCPVAKSSDTSPWQIGIENPNALDNVAAVLQIRHGALATSGDTRRFIEKDGLRFGHIIDPRSGNPVANAPSSVTVLGPNCVTAGMLATMAMLQGANAETFLKEQKLNFKVFR; encoded by the coding sequence ATGAATTATCAATTAACGGTAACTCAATGGGGTTACAAAGGCATTTTTCGTGCCATGGCCAGCCCCTGTGAACTGCTTATAGCCAGTGATGATCCTAAAACCGCCAATGCAATCATGATACTAGCCGTTGCAGAAGCGGCGCGAATTGAGCAGAAATACAGCCGGTTTATCACTAATAATCTTGTTTGGGATATCAATCATGCTCAAGGTGATCTAATAATCATCGATAGTGAAACGGCTCATCTTCTCACCTTCGCTGCACAATGTTATCAACTCAGCGACGGGCTATTTGATATTAGCGCCGGGCCATTAATGACACTCTGGCGTTTCGATGGCAGTGGCGATATCCCCTCAAAAGATGAAATAGACGAAGCTCGTGCTCGAGTGGATTTTTCTCGCGTTGGTTTTACCGACACTGAACTAACACTTCCAAAAGGGATGTCGTTAGATTTTGGCGGAATAGCTAAAGAGTACGCCGTTGATAGCGTCGCCCACCAACTTGCAACACAGTGGCCACAGATCTCGATACTAGTTAATTTTGGTGGTGATATTGGCTGCCCCGTCGCCAAATCGAGTGACACTTCCCCATGGCAGATCGGTATCGAAAATCCTAACGCCTTAGATAACGTAGCAGCAGTACTGCAGATCCGCCATGGTGCCTTGGCCACTAGCGGCGATACTCGACGCTTTATCGAAAAAGATGGCCTACGATTCGGTCATATTATCGATCCTCGCAGCGGCAATCCCGTCGCCAACGCCCCTAGTTCCGTTACTGTACTCGGACCCAATTGCGTCACCGCAGGCATGTTAGCCACCATGGCGATGTTACAGGGGGCAAACGCCGAAACATTCTTAAAAGAACAAAAATTGAACTTCAAAGTGTTTAGGTAA
- a CDS encoding DUF3570 domain-containing protein, whose translation MQLTEKNNIANALALASISLIGQHSYASEPVAGDHDDWNVDAAIMYYGEKNRVQAVEAIGNVQMAFGDTSLLDIKIVFDGLTGASASGAVAQSQAQTFTRPSGHGEYVIKAGETPLDDTFHDTRVQLSANWSETLSTQWKVNGGLYGSKEFDYTSLGANAGIEHGFNKDNTTLALSGSYTFDTIDPISGRPVPLSQMALRANYDTEAAFQTAFNQTRNTASDDKQTADILFSVTQVLNTHWLFQANYGLSSVSGYLTDPYKILSQVDSSGTTQSYLYENRPDSRLKHSFYMMTKGALDSGVVDFSYRYTTDDWSLSSHTLETHYRYYFGGHFYAQIHLRYYQQQAADFYQTFLLAGDPLAEYASADYRIGDMTTYTFGLKFSQGLSGGHELSYRLEYYQQNPESNGTVLIGQLQQHDLFPAVKAIIAQFSYSF comes from the coding sequence ATGCAATTGACTGAAAAAAACAATATCGCTAACGCCTTGGCTTTAGCGAGTATCAGCTTAATCGGTCAGCACAGTTATGCGAGTGAGCCAGTTGCTGGCGATCATGATGATTGGAATGTCGATGCGGCGATCATGTATTACGGTGAGAAAAATAGAGTACAAGCTGTTGAAGCTATCGGTAATGTGCAAATGGCCTTCGGCGACACCTCATTACTTGACATAAAAATCGTCTTTGACGGTTTAACCGGCGCTTCCGCCTCTGGTGCTGTCGCTCAAAGTCAGGCTCAAACGTTTACTCGTCCATCTGGTCATGGCGAATATGTAATTAAAGCGGGTGAAACGCCCCTTGATGATACCTTTCATGATACTCGAGTTCAGCTCAGTGCCAACTGGAGCGAAACCCTATCGACACAGTGGAAAGTAAACGGGGGACTATACGGTTCTAAAGAGTTCGATTACACCTCCTTAGGTGCTAATGCGGGCATTGAGCATGGCTTTAACAAAGACAACACCACATTAGCTTTATCGGGCTCATACACATTCGATACCATTGACCCCATTAGCGGGCGTCCAGTTCCACTGTCACAGATGGCATTGAGAGCAAATTATGATACCGAAGCTGCTTTTCAAACGGCCTTTAATCAAACCCGAAATACAGCTTCAGATGATAAACAGACGGCAGACATCTTGTTCAGTGTCACTCAAGTGCTTAACACTCATTGGTTATTTCAAGCCAATTATGGCCTGTCGAGTGTGTCAGGTTACCTGACCGATCCATATAAAATACTTAGCCAAGTCGACAGCAGTGGTACAACCCAAAGCTACCTGTATGAGAATCGTCCTGACTCACGCTTAAAACATAGTTTTTATATGATGACCAAAGGTGCTCTAGATTCCGGTGTGGTGGATTTTTCTTATCGCTATACAACTGATGACTGGAGCTTGAGTTCCCATACCTTAGAAACTCATTATCGTTACTATTTCGGCGGTCATTTTTATGCTCAAATACACTTAAGGTATTACCAGCAGCAAGCAGCTGATTTTTATCAAACTTTCTTGCTTGCAGGAGACCCTTTAGCTGAATATGCCAGTGCTGATTATCGCATTGGTGATATGACCACCTACACCTTTGGGCTTAAGTTCAGCCAAGGTTTATCTGGCGGACATGAGCTAAGTTACCGATTAGAGTATTATCAACAAAATCCTGAAAGCAATGGCACTGTGCTAATAGGTCAATTGCAACAGCATGATCTGTTTCCAGCAGTAAAAGCCATCATCGCCCAATTTAGTTACTCTTTTTAA
- a CDS encoding DUF4266 domain-containing protein, producing MKKTLIALAILTSLSACSILGVQPWEKQQLARSDMALNSEKLDLSLDDHIYFSKEGSSGGRAFAGGGCGCN from the coding sequence ATGAAGAAAACATTGATAGCATTAGCGATATTAACGAGCTTATCAGCTTGTTCGATCTTAGGCGTTCAACCTTGGGAAAAACAACAACTCGCCCGCAGTGACATGGCACTAAATAGCGAAAAACTCGACTTATCCCTTGATGACCATATCTATTTCAGCAAGGAGGGAAGCAGTGGTGGTCGAGCCTTTGCTGGGGGAGGCTGTGGATGCAATTGA
- a CDS encoding TlpA family protein disulfide reductase: MISLLKSIGFGLSLSLLICSQPALVHAQPTLNIEVHNSQNQLLSLDEFKGQVVYVDFWASWCGPCRKSFPWLNAMHDKYQQQGLAIVAINLDEDKAAAEKFLAAFPARFHVRFDPQGKSAQTFDLQGMPSSYIFNRKGELVQQHVGFFSEHAKNYERNLSQLLKELP; encoded by the coding sequence ATGATCTCTCTTTTGAAAAGTATCGGCTTTGGCCTCTCTTTATCTCTTCTTATCTGCAGCCAGCCAGCCCTTGTTCATGCTCAGCCGACTTTAAACATTGAGGTACACAATAGTCAAAACCAATTGCTGAGCTTAGATGAATTTAAGGGTCAGGTGGTTTATGTGGATTTTTGGGCCTCCTGGTGTGGCCCCTGTCGTAAGTCTTTTCCCTGGCTCAATGCCATGCATGACAAGTATCAACAACAGGGCTTAGCCATTGTCGCCATCAATTTAGATGAGGATAAGGCCGCCGCTGAAAAATTCTTAGCCGCTTTTCCTGCACGCTTTCACGTTAGGTTTGATCCTCAAGGTAAATCGGCACAAACATTTGATCTACAAGGCATGCCCAGTAGCTATATTTTCAATCGTAAAGGAGAACTGGTACAGCAACATGTCGGGTTCTTTAGCGAGCATGCTAAAAATTACGAACGTAATTTAAGTCAATTACTCAAGGAGCTTCCATGA